The Streptomyces europaeiscabiei genome window below encodes:
- a CDS encoding M20/M25/M40 family metallo-hydrolase — MTLLDELTARTEEMARATLDLCLVESPSEDFGRLAQVAEHTAELGTRLLGRAPEWITERDRPALYWEPAPGGVLLLGHLDTVWPVGTLARWPKPLCTPTTLSCPGVFDMKAGVVQGLYAMAALGSPAGCGMLLTTDEEIGSPVSRPLIEKVAARAGAVLVLEASADGALKTGRKGVSQYVVRVLGRAAHAGLEPEKGVNALLELAEQARTVASFGSGGLTVTPTLAAAGTTTNTVPAEAHFHVDARATTRAEQDALHARMAALSPVLPSASVTVEGGPNRPPMEAGQALPLLDLARLAARDLGLGDIRAVGVGGASDGNFTAGIGIPTLDGLGAVGAHAHAEGEYAVIAEMPRRAALVAGLVARLLPPV, encoded by the coding sequence GTGACCCTCCTGGACGAACTGACCGCGCGCACCGAGGAGATGGCCCGGGCAACCCTCGACCTGTGTCTGGTGGAGTCGCCGTCCGAGGATTTCGGCCGACTGGCCCAGGTCGCGGAGCATACCGCCGAGCTGGGCACCCGCCTGCTCGGCCGCGCGCCCGAGTGGATCACCGAGCGGGACCGGCCGGCGCTGTACTGGGAGCCGGCGCCGGGTGGCGTGCTGCTGCTCGGCCACCTCGACACGGTGTGGCCGGTCGGCACCCTGGCCCGCTGGCCGAAGCCGTTGTGCACTCCGACCACCCTCAGCTGCCCCGGCGTCTTCGACATGAAGGCCGGGGTCGTGCAGGGCCTGTACGCGATGGCGGCGCTCGGCTCCCCTGCGGGCTGCGGCATGCTGCTGACCACCGACGAGGAGATCGGCTCACCCGTCTCCCGACCGCTGATCGAAAAGGTCGCCGCCCGTGCCGGGGCGGTTCTGGTGCTGGAGGCCAGCGCGGACGGCGCGCTCAAGACCGGCCGCAAGGGCGTCAGCCAGTATGTGGTGCGGGTCCTGGGGCGGGCCGCGCACGCCGGCCTCGAACCCGAGAAGGGCGTGAACGCGCTCCTGGAGCTCGCCGAACAGGCGCGCACCGTCGCCTCGTTCGGTTCCGGCGGGCTCACCGTCACTCCCACTCTCGCCGCCGCGGGCACCACGACCAACACCGTCCCGGCCGAGGCCCACTTCCACGTGGACGCCCGCGCCACCACCCGCGCCGAGCAGGACGCCCTGCATGCCCGGATGGCCGCACTGTCCCCGGTGCTGCCCAGTGCCTCGGTCACCGTCGAGGGCGGCCCCAACCGCCCGCCGATGGAGGCGGGCCAGGCCCTGCCCCTGCTGGATCTCGCGCGCCTCGCCGCCAGGGACCTCGGCCTCGGAGACATCCGCGCGGTCGGTGTCGGTGGCGCGTCCGACGGCAACTTCACCGCCGGGATCGGCATCCCCACCCTCGACGGCCTCGGCGCGGTCGGCGCACACGCGCACGCCGAAGGCGAGTACGCCGTCATCGCCGAAATGCCCCGCCGGGCGGCCCTCGTCGCCGGCCTCGTCGCCCGCCTGCTGCCACCTGTGTGA
- a CDS encoding DMT family transporter — translation MAVWVAHGGDRVGNHSRRSQLQSSSALAVRQGVLYVAIAATAWGTGGAVAAELYDVGGIGPISVSFWRFLTGLGLLLTVHLVRRTRRPETALSLRATYAANPRRALLTGFGLAVYQTAYFASVQQAGLTVATVVTLGSGPVLVTVGARLTLGERTGAAGTAAVVSGVIGLVLLMGGADGSTGPAPLLGIGYALLSAVGYAGVTLLGRFSGRKNAGGAFEATVTGFAVGTVCLLPMALLEGMLPDMERGAWTLGLILYLGAVPTALAYTLFFVGLAAVRATTASVVALVEPLTAAVIGVLVFDERLNAVVLTGTALLLFAVLFLAAGEGAGRAATRRTLGPDAGHGRNTSHPATQTKD, via the coding sequence ATGGCTGTGTGGGTTGCCCACGGAGGAGATCGTGTCGGCAATCACTCGAGGAGATCTCAGTTGCAGTCATCTTCTGCCCTGGCTGTTCGGCAGGGTGTTCTCTACGTCGCGATCGCGGCCACAGCGTGGGGTACTGGCGGTGCTGTGGCCGCCGAACTGTACGACGTCGGCGGGATCGGCCCCATCTCCGTTTCCTTCTGGCGATTCCTGACCGGACTAGGGCTTCTCCTGACCGTTCATCTGGTCCGGCGGACCCGGCGGCCGGAGACGGCGCTCTCGCTGCGCGCAACGTACGCGGCGAATCCACGGCGAGCCCTGCTCACAGGATTCGGGCTGGCCGTGTATCAAACGGCCTACTTCGCCTCCGTGCAACAGGCCGGACTGACCGTGGCCACGGTGGTGACCCTGGGCTCGGGTCCCGTACTGGTCACCGTCGGAGCCCGGCTCACCCTGGGCGAGCGTACCGGCGCCGCCGGAACCGCCGCCGTGGTGAGCGGCGTCATCGGCCTGGTGCTGCTGATGGGCGGCGCGGACGGGAGTACCGGCCCCGCACCCCTCTTGGGTATCGGGTACGCGCTGCTCTCCGCAGTCGGCTACGCGGGCGTGACTCTGCTGGGCCGCTTCTCCGGCCGGAAGAACGCCGGTGGCGCGTTCGAGGCGACGGTGACCGGCTTCGCGGTGGGCACGGTCTGCCTTCTGCCGATGGCTCTGCTGGAGGGCATGCTGCCCGACATGGAGCGTGGGGCCTGGACCCTGGGCCTGATCCTCTACCTGGGGGCGGTGCCGACGGCGCTGGCGTACACCTTGTTCTTCGTCGGCCTCGCAGCCGTACGGGCGACCACGGCCTCCGTGGTCGCCCTGGTCGAGCCGCTCACCGCGGCGGTCATCGGCGTCCTGGTCTTCGACGAGCGGCTCAACGCGGTCGTCCTCACCGGCACGGCCCTGCTGCTGTTCGCCGTGCTGTTCCTCGCGGCGGGCGAAGGGGCCGGCCGAGCCGCGACCCGACGGACCCTCGGCCCCGATGCCGGCCATGGCCGGAACACGTCGCATCCGGCCACGCAGACCAAGGACTGA
- a CDS encoding type I polyketide synthase, translating into MTRDELIRPLPELLKAHAERSPSRVAYADDERDVTYTELERRTGRLAVYLAGVGVRRGDRVAILLGNRVEMVESVLAGVRAGAVGVPLNPRSSDAELAHFLEDSGASVVVTDRAHLARLNRAGGLHDRTRVLLTGTDPVPSDAPDGTVLFEEAAEAEPAVAPRDDLGLDEPAWMLYTSGTTHRPKGVLSTQRAALWSVAACYTPIFGLSPEDRLLWPLPLFHSFGHSLAILGVAAVGASARITGELLPPGGLLRELRTPRASLGGSYTVLAGVPAVYHQLVASAAEDTSPVPALRTCVVAGAPSAPALRRAVEDLLGAPLLDAYGSTETCGMIAVNRPDGPRVDGSCGPPVPGMDVRLVDPGSGNDVADGDEGEIWARGPSLMSGYHHQSEATAAALRDGWYRTGDLGRRVAHGHLVLTGRVSELIIRGGENIHPTEIEQALLHCPGVRDAVVVGRPHDVLGEVPVAYVVPGPDGFDPRRILAACRERLAAYKLPVEIHEIAAVPRTASGKITRHAVLPDLARPVPEVRPASPTATDGALRRRLLALPPEGRERALREAVLAQTSAVCGDGSYEGLDADGSNERPDTDGPHERLNTDGPRERLDADRPFTDLGLTSEGAVTLIERLGEATGLRLPSTLVFDHPTPDALTRHVHDILFTPAPVPVPHLGSATEADDPVVIVAMGCRYPGDVYSPEDLWDLVAEGRDAVSGFPTDRGWDLAALYDPDPDRVGTSYTRSGGFLHRAAEFDAGLFGISPREALAMDPQQRLLLETSWEVWERAGISQAALRESDTGVFVGVMHGDYSTRLDKHELEAHLALGSAGSVASGRISYVYGLRGPSITLDTACSSSLVALHWAARALRSGECSLALAGGVTVMATPKAFAAFSRHRALSPDGRCKSFSASADGTAWGEGAGLVLLERLSDARRGGHPVLAVLRGSAVNSDGASNGLTAPNGQAQQRLITRALTDAGLGAGDVDVVEAHGTGTTLGDPVEASALLATYGQGRAGDRPPLWLGSVKSNLGHTQAAAGVAGVIKMVQAMRHEQLPRSLYAEEPSPHVDWSAGRVELLAESRPWPVTGSRPRRAGVSAFGISGTNAHVILEEAPQKLEEASQRPDTGPSTVQVPVPWLLYGADEAALRSQARRLAAHLASRPHLSPTDVGVSLAVPRSPLAHRAMVPADDRARMLTALDALADGRGADRGVADPGVRTAFLFTGQGSQRNRMGAELRDAFPTFDTAFEGVCRALDGRLEHPLDVVLSAEPGTPEAALLDRTDITQAGLFAFEVALFRLLESWGVQPDFLAGHSVGELAAAHVAGVLDLADAAELVAARGRLMHTLPGGGAMVALHATEEEVLAELPPFDGRVAIASVNGSRAVVISGAEDAVLAVTAGFEARGRRTVRLRVAHAFHSPLVEPMLDDFRRVAEGLTFRPPRIPVVSAVSGRPAEAGELCSPEYWVRHARLPVRFADAVRWLGDNGVSAFLEIGPGAALTAAAEDCLTGPDGEGPAPLCAAAARGGDPEPKSLLAAVARLHVRGTPVDWPVVFTGSGARHLEDLPTYAFQRQRYWLAAPSAPLAAPDPHEHPLLGPAFTVPDTGRTVFSGLLSSTAHPWLADHVVGGRVLVPATGFVELAVRAGDEVGFGTLDELVVLAPLILPSATSVHVQVVVAPADDSGRRPVDIHARPATDDSEPDWTRHATGLLRTTETTRPEAEPAVWPPRDATEVDLADAYDSLAEVGLSYGPAFRGVRAVWRRGDEMFADVRLPEAESEHADRFGIHPALLDAALHAPMLTGSAPGSGTVRVPFAWNGVRLYATGASEVRVRIAPSGTDSVTVTLADPSGRPVAHVDSMTTRELPAEAVESTADAVRRALLRPEWTGVEEPEGERRPVTGGRWALVGPDELDLRGALPDLVGTDAPEPDTVVLTAVDGGPWADADPLPAVHRLTGRVLRTLQDWQDDPSTAGSRLVVLTRNATAPEPDPAGAAVWGLVRAAQTELPGRVVLVDVDGRPESLRLLPAAVVGDEGQLSVRNGHLAVPRLVAAGEASTRGDSFGPDGTVLITGGTGALGAEVARHLVTAHGVRHLLLTGRQGPQAPNAEELRVMLEELGAEVRIVACDAADRAALAEVIKECSPALTAVVHAAGVLDDGVLAALTPGRMAAVLRPKVDAAWHLHELTRDLDLSAFVLFSSVSGLLGRVGQGNYAAANAFLDALARHRSQLGLPAVSLAWGPWDHGAGMAGAADGADGADGDAGVPHRSAGEVLRALSVEQGLALFDAALRAGEPVLAPVLLDRGALRSAQGLLPPPLRGLVPARRPAAGTGEGAGYGSSPGAEQPWEPGAWRKVLAGLPADRREDSLAELMRADVATVLGYPDADALPAARSFAELGFDSLMAVQVRNRLSMALRLRLSAAVVFEHPTAQGLARHVLGLLDDLPDVAPEPERAPAQDRPAQTEEDRPAQTLSSLYRRVCEAGQVVAAMHMLVTASWALPTFGPDADREHALAPLRRADGSQAGPVLVFLNGFHPPFAAPGGEFAAFHAHFQGELDVLELPHPGIGAGRAVPADRDTLARTHAETVRQHVGDRPFVIVGVSTGGAVAHAVTRRLEAMGSPPVGQVLLDTYLINDGNSDKDWLLSLPAVIAPRLGGNQFTGDEDTGVAALGAYTRMFLDWEPEPVAAPTLLVRATRPTPAMAAGAAPDAWRTSWPLPHTRVDVPGDHFSLMREHTPTTAAAVRTWIDSLGRTGAASAPNTGTEGER; encoded by the coding sequence ATGACGCGCGACGAGCTGATCCGGCCGCTGCCCGAACTGTTGAAGGCGCACGCCGAGAGGTCACCGTCGCGGGTGGCGTACGCCGACGACGAACGGGACGTCACCTACACGGAGTTGGAGCGGCGCACCGGTCGGCTGGCCGTGTATCTCGCGGGGGTGGGTGTGCGGCGCGGGGACCGGGTCGCGATCCTGCTGGGCAACCGGGTGGAGATGGTGGAGAGCGTCCTCGCCGGTGTCCGGGCGGGTGCGGTCGGCGTGCCCCTCAACCCCCGGTCCTCGGACGCCGAACTGGCCCATTTCCTGGAGGACAGCGGGGCCTCGGTCGTCGTCACCGACCGCGCGCACCTGGCCCGCCTGAACCGCGCGGGGGGCCTGCACGACCGTACGCGCGTCCTGCTCACCGGCACGGATCCGGTGCCGTCGGACGCCCCCGACGGCACGGTCCTCTTCGAGGAGGCGGCCGAGGCGGAGCCCGCCGTCGCGCCCCGCGACGATCTCGGGCTCGACGAGCCGGCCTGGATGCTCTACACCTCCGGCACCACCCATCGGCCCAAGGGCGTGCTGTCCACGCAGCGTGCGGCCCTGTGGTCGGTTGCGGCCTGCTACACGCCGATCTTCGGGCTCTCCCCCGAGGACCGGCTGCTCTGGCCGCTCCCGCTGTTCCACAGCTTCGGGCACTCGCTGGCGATCCTGGGGGTCGCCGCGGTCGGCGCGAGCGCACGGATCACCGGCGAACTGCTGCCTCCCGGCGGCTTGTTGAGGGAGCTGCGCACGCCTCGCGCATCCCTGGGCGGCTCCTACACCGTCCTGGCCGGGGTGCCCGCCGTGTACCACCAGCTGGTGGCGTCGGCGGCCGAGGACACCTCGCCCGTACCCGCTCTGCGGACGTGTGTCGTGGCGGGCGCCCCGAGCGCGCCGGCCCTGCGACGGGCGGTGGAGGACCTGCTGGGGGCGCCGCTGCTCGACGCGTACGGCAGTACCGAGACCTGCGGGATGATCGCGGTGAACCGACCGGACGGGCCGAGGGTCGACGGTTCCTGTGGGCCGCCGGTCCCGGGGATGGACGTACGGCTGGTCGATCCGGGCTCCGGCAACGATGTCGCGGACGGCGACGAGGGCGAGATCTGGGCGCGTGGGCCGAGTCTGATGAGCGGCTACCACCATCAGTCCGAGGCGACGGCGGCCGCGCTGCGGGACGGCTGGTACCGCACCGGTGACCTGGGGCGACGCGTCGCGCACGGGCATCTCGTCCTCACCGGCCGGGTCAGCGAGCTGATCATCCGGGGCGGGGAGAACATCCACCCCACCGAGATCGAGCAGGCCCTGCTGCACTGTCCCGGCGTGCGGGACGCGGTGGTGGTGGGCAGGCCGCACGACGTCCTCGGCGAGGTCCCGGTGGCGTACGTCGTTCCGGGGCCGGACGGGTTCGACCCTCGGCGGATACTGGCCGCGTGCCGGGAGCGGCTGGCCGCGTACAAGCTGCCCGTCGAGATCCACGAGATCGCGGCCGTCCCGCGTACGGCGTCCGGCAAGATCACCCGCCACGCGGTCCTGCCGGACCTGGCCCGACCGGTACCCGAGGTCCGCCCCGCCTCCCCGACGGCGACCGACGGTGCCCTGCGCCGACGCCTGCTCGCTCTCCCGCCGGAGGGGAGGGAACGCGCCCTGCGCGAGGCGGTACTCGCGCAGACGTCCGCGGTGTGCGGCGACGGATCGTACGAAGGACTCGACGCCGACGGATCGAACGAGCGGCCCGACACCGACGGTCCGCACGAACGGCTCAACACCGACGGTCCGCGTGAACGGCTCGACGCCGACCGCCCGTTCACCGATCTCGGGCTGACGTCCGAGGGAGCCGTCACGCTGATCGAGCGGCTCGGCGAGGCGACCGGGCTGCGGCTCCCCTCGACGCTGGTCTTCGACCATCCCACGCCGGACGCCCTGACCCGGCACGTGCACGACATCCTCTTCACCCCGGCGCCCGTACCCGTGCCGCACCTCGGCTCCGCGACGGAGGCGGACGACCCTGTGGTGATCGTCGCCATGGGCTGCCGTTACCCCGGGGACGTGTACTCCCCCGAGGACCTGTGGGACCTGGTGGCGGAGGGCCGGGACGCGGTCTCGGGCTTCCCCACCGACCGGGGCTGGGACCTGGCCGCCCTGTACGACCCGGACCCGGACCGGGTCGGCACGTCGTACACCCGCAGCGGCGGATTCCTGCACCGGGCCGCCGAGTTCGACGCGGGCCTGTTCGGGATCTCGCCGCGGGAGGCACTGGCCATGGACCCGCAGCAGCGGCTGCTGCTGGAGACCTCGTGGGAGGTGTGGGAACGGGCGGGCATCTCCCAGGCGGCGCTGCGCGAGAGCGACACGGGTGTGTTCGTGGGCGTGATGCACGGCGACTACTCCACGCGCCTGGACAAGCACGAGCTGGAGGCCCATCTGGCCCTGGGCTCGGCGGGCAGCGTGGCCTCCGGCCGGATCAGTTACGTGTACGGCCTGCGCGGACCGTCGATCACGCTCGACACCGCATGCTCGTCCTCGCTGGTGGCCCTGCACTGGGCGGCGCGGGCGCTGCGCTCCGGCGAGTGTTCCCTGGCCCTGGCCGGGGGTGTCACCGTGATGGCGACTCCCAAGGCGTTCGCGGCTTTCAGCCGACATCGCGCTCTGTCGCCCGACGGCCGCTGCAAGTCGTTCTCGGCCTCGGCGGACGGCACCGCCTGGGGCGAGGGCGCGGGCCTCGTGCTGCTGGAGCGGTTGTCCGACGCCCGCCGGGGCGGCCACCCCGTCCTGGCCGTGCTGCGCGGCTCCGCCGTCAACTCCGACGGCGCGTCCAACGGCCTGACGGCACCGAACGGCCAGGCCCAACAGCGCCTGATCACCAGGGCGTTGACCGACGCCGGGCTCGGCGCCGGCGACGTGGACGTGGTGGAGGCGCACGGTACGGGCACCACGCTGGGTGACCCCGTCGAGGCAAGCGCCCTGCTGGCCACCTACGGACAGGGGCGGGCCGGGGACCGGCCGCCGCTGTGGCTGGGCTCGGTCAAGTCCAACCTGGGGCACACCCAGGCCGCCGCCGGTGTCGCCGGGGTCATCAAGATGGTGCAGGCCATGCGCCACGAGCAGCTCCCGCGCTCGCTGTACGCGGAGGAACCCAGCCCGCACGTCGACTGGTCGGCAGGCCGGGTGGAACTGCTGGCCGAGTCCCGCCCCTGGCCGGTGACGGGCTCCCGGCCACGCCGGGCCGGGGTGTCCGCGTTCGGCATCAGCGGGACCAACGCCCACGTGATCCTGGAGGAGGCCCCTCAGAAACTGGAGGAGGCCTCTCAGCGACCCGACACCGGGCCGAGCACCGTACAGGTCCCGGTGCCCTGGCTGCTGTACGGCGCCGACGAGGCCGCCCTGCGCTCCCAGGCCCGGCGTCTCGCCGCCCACCTGGCGTCCCGGCCCCACCTGTCGCCCACCGACGTCGGCGTCTCCCTGGCCGTGCCGAGGTCCCCCCTCGCCCACCGGGCGATGGTTCCGGCCGACGACCGGGCGCGGATGCTGACCGCCCTCGATGCGCTCGCCGACGGGAGAGGAGCGGATCGTGGCGTCGCCGATCCCGGCGTCCGTACGGCCTTCCTGTTCACCGGTCAGGGCTCTCAACGTAACCGTATGGGTGCGGAGTTGCGCGACGCCTTCCCCACCTTCGACACGGCGTTCGAGGGGGTCTGCCGGGCACTGGACGGCCGCCTGGAGCACCCTCTCGACGTGGTGCTGTCCGCGGAGCCGGGCACGCCGGAGGCCGCCCTGCTCGACCGTACGGACATCACCCAGGCCGGTCTGTTCGCCTTCGAGGTGGCGCTGTTCCGGCTGTTGGAGTCCTGGGGAGTACAACCCGACTTCCTGGCCGGGCACTCCGTGGGGGAACTGGCGGCCGCCCATGTCGCCGGAGTGCTGGACCTGGCCGACGCGGCGGAACTCGTCGCGGCCCGGGGTCGGTTGATGCATACCCTGCCGGGCGGCGGGGCGATGGTGGCGCTGCACGCGACGGAGGAGGAGGTCCTCGCCGAACTCCCCCCGTTCGACGGCCGGGTGGCGATCGCCTCGGTCAACGGATCTCGTGCGGTGGTCATTTCGGGGGCGGAGGACGCGGTGCTGGCCGTGACGGCCGGATTCGAGGCGCGAGGTCGAAGGACCGTTCGACTGCGGGTCGCTCACGCCTTCCACTCCCCACTCGTGGAACCGATGCTCGACGACTTCCGCCGGGTCGCCGAGGGGCTGACGTTCCGGCCGCCGCGGATCCCGGTCGTCTCGGCCGTGTCGGGCCGCCCGGCCGAGGCCGGGGAACTGTGTTCGCCGGAGTACTGGGTGCGGCACGCCCGTCTGCCGGTGCGTTTCGCCGACGCCGTGCGATGGCTCGGGGACAACGGGGTGTCGGCGTTCCTGGAGATCGGCCCGGGGGCGGCGCTCACCGCCGCCGCCGAGGACTGTCTGACCGGCCCGGACGGCGAGGGCCCCGCCCCCTTGTGCGCCGCCGCCGCCCGTGGTGGCGATCCCGAACCGAAGAGCCTGCTGGCCGCCGTGGCCCGCCTCCATGTGCGCGGAACGCCCGTCGACTGGCCCGTCGTGTTCACGGGCAGCGGTGCACGGCACCTGGAGGATCTGCCGACGTACGCCTTCCAACGGCAGCGGTACTGGCTGGCCGCGCCGAGCGCTCCTCTCGCCGCCCCGGACCCGCACGAACACCCGCTGCTGGGACCGGCGTTCACCGTGCCGGACACCGGCCGGACGGTGTTCTCCGGCCTGCTCTCCAGTACCGCTCACCCGTGGCTCGCCGACCATGTGGTCGGCGGACGAGTCCTGGTCCCCGCGACGGGGTTCGTGGAGCTGGCCGTACGGGCGGGTGACGAGGTCGGCTTCGGCACGCTCGACGAACTCGTGGTCCTGGCCCCGCTCATCCTGCCCTCGGCCACGAGCGTTCACGTCCAGGTCGTCGTGGCCCCGGCGGACGACTCCGGCCGGCGCCCGGTCGACATCCACGCCCGGCCCGCCACGGACGACTCCGAGCCCGACTGGACCCGGCACGCCACAGGCCTCCTCCGCACCACGGAAACCACCCGGCCGGAGGCGGAACCGGCGGTGTGGCCGCCGCGGGACGCGACCGAGGTCGACCTCGCCGACGCGTACGACAGCCTCGCGGAGGTCGGCCTCTCCTACGGCCCGGCGTTCCGGGGCGTGCGGGCGGTCTGGCGGCGCGGCGACGAGATGTTCGCGGACGTCCGCCTGCCCGAGGCGGAGTCGGAACACGCCGACCGGTTCGGGATCCATCCGGCGCTGCTGGACGCGGCCCTGCACGCCCCGATGCTCACGGGCTCGGCTCCCGGCTCCGGCACGGTCCGGGTGCCGTTCGCGTGGAACGGCGTACGTCTGTACGCGACGGGTGCGTCGGAGGTACGCGTACGGATCGCCCCGAGCGGGACGGACTCGGTCACGGTCACCCTGGCCGACCCGTCGGGACGCCCGGTGGCTCACGTGGACTCCATGACCACGCGTGAACTCCCCGCCGAGGCGGTCGAGTCGACGGCCGACGCCGTGCGCCGGGCCCTGCTGCGCCCCGAGTGGACCGGCGTCGAGGAGCCGGAGGGCGAGCGGCGACCCGTGACCGGCGGACGCTGGGCGCTGGTCGGCCCGGACGAGCTGGACCTGCGCGGGGCACTCCCCGACCTCGTGGGAACCGACGCCCCCGAACCGGACACCGTCGTCCTCACGGCCGTCGACGGCGGCCCGTGGGCGGATGCCGATCCGCTCCCCGCCGTACACCGGCTGACCGGCAGGGTGCTGCGTACCCTCCAGGACTGGCAGGACGACCCATCGACGGCGGGCTCCCGTCTGGTCGTGCTGACGCGGAACGCGACCGCACCCGAGCCTGATCCGGCCGGGGCAGCCGTGTGGGGGCTGGTACGTGCCGCACAGACGGAGCTGCCCGGACGTGTCGTTCTCGTCGATGTGGACGGGCGGCCGGAATCGCTGCGGCTGCTCCCCGCTGCGGTTGTCGGCGATGAGGGCCAACTCTCCGTACGGAACGGACACTTGGCGGTGCCGCGTCTGGTCGCCGCCGGTGAGGCCTCCACTCGGGGCGACAGTTTCGGGCCCGACGGCACGGTCCTGATCACCGGCGGTACCGGCGCGCTCGGCGCGGAGGTCGCCCGCCATCTCGTGACCGCCCATGGCGTACGACACCTGCTGCTCACCGGTCGGCAGGGGCCCCAGGCACCCAATGCCGAGGAACTGCGCGTCATGCTGGAGGAGTTGGGCGCCGAGGTACGGATCGTGGCCTGTGATGCGGCCGACCGCGCCGCGCTGGCCGAGGTGATCAAGGAGTGCTCGCCCGCGCTGACCGCCGTGGTGCATGCGGCAGGGGTGCTGGACGACGGTGTCCTCGCCGCGCTGACACCCGGGCGGATGGCGGCCGTGCTGCGGCCGAAGGTGGACGCGGCCTGGCATCTGCACGAGCTGACCCGGGACCTGGACCTGTCGGCGTTCGTCCTGTTCTCCTCGGTGTCCGGCCTGCTGGGCCGCGTCGGCCAGGGCAACTACGCGGCGGCGAACGCCTTCCTGGACGCCCTGGCCCGGCACCGCTCCCAACTGGGTTTGCCCGCCGTGTCCTTGGCCTGGGGACCGTGGGACCACGGGGCCGGCATGGCCGGTGCGGCCGATGGGGCCGATGGGGCCGATGGGGACGCAGGGGTCCCGCACCGGTCGGCCGGTGAGGTGCTCCGAGCGCTCTCCGTGGAGCAGGGCCTGGCCCTCTTCGACGCGGCGCTGCGCGCGGGCGAACCCGTGCTGGCGCCGGTACTGCTGGACCGGGGGGCACTCAGGTCCGCTCAGGGGCTCCTGCCGCCGCCGCTGCGCGGACTCGTGCCTGCCCGCAGGCCGGCCGCCGGGACCGGGGAGGGCGCCGGTTACGGCTCCTCGCCCGGTGCGGAGCAGCCCTGGGAGCCGGGTGCCTGGCGCAAGGTGCTGGCCGGGCTGCCCGCCGACCGACGGGAGGACTCCCTCGCGGAGTTGATGCGCGCCGACGTGGCCACGGTCCTCGGCTACCCGGACGCCGACGCGCTGCCGGCCGCCAGGTCCTTCGCCGAGCTGGGCTTCGACTCCCTGATGGCGGTCCAGGTCCGCAACCGGCTGAGCATGGCCTTGCGGCTGAGGTTGTCCGCCGCCGTGGTGTTCGAGCACCCGACGGCCCAGGGGCTGGCCCGCCACGTACTCGGTCTGCTGGACGACCTGCCCGACGTCGCACCGGAGCCGGAGCGCGCTCCCGCGCAGGACCGGCCCGCGCAGACGGAGGAGGACCGGCCCGCGCAGACGCTCTCCTCGCTCTACCGGCGGGTCTGCGAGGCCGGGCAGGTGGTCGCGGCGATGCACATGCTGGTCACGGCTTCCTGGGCGCTGCCGACCTTCGGCCCGGACGCCGACCGGGAGCACGCCCTGGCCCCGCTGCGGCGCGCCGACGGTTCCCAAGCCGGGCCGGTACTCGTCTTCCTCAACGGCTTCCATCCACCCTTCGCCGCCCCCGGTGGTGAATTCGCCGCATTCCACGCCCACTTCCAGGGCGAACTGGACGTCCTCGAACTCCCGCACCCCGGCATCGGGGCGGGCCGTGCCGTGCCGGCCGACCGGGACACGCTCGCCCGGACACACGCGGAGACGGTGCGACAACACGTCGGCGACCGGCCCTTCGTGATCGTCGGCGTGAGCACCGGAGGCGCGGTCGCCCATGCGGTGACCCGGCGGCTCGAAGCCATGGGGAGCCCGCCCGTCGGACAGGTGCTGCTCGACACCTACCTCATCAACGACGGCAACAGCGACAAGGACTGGCTGCTGTCCCTGCCCGCCGTGATCGCGCCGCGTCTGGGCGGAAACCAGTTCACGGGGGACGAGGACACCGGGGTGGCCGCGCTGGGCGCGTACACCCGGATGTTCCTGGACTGGGAGCCGGAGCCGGTCGCCGCCCCCACCCTGCTGGTCCGGGCCACCCGGCCGACGCCCGCGATGGCGGCGGGCGCGGCCCCGGACGCGTGGCGCACCTCCTGGCCGCTGCCGCACACCCGGGTCGACGTCCCCGGCGACCACTTCTCGCTCATGCGGGAACACACCCCCACCACGGCGGCGGCCGTCCGCACCTGGATCGATTCCCTCGGCCGTACGGGCGCCGCGTCGGCGCCGAACACAGGAACAGAAGGAGAGCGGTGA
- a CDS encoding PadR family transcriptional regulator — MNERPLQEPTLLLLTALADEPRHGYGLIQEIDAISQGRVRMRTGTLYGALDRLAQQGLIRVEREEIVDGRARKVYALAEAGQDVLAAETERLRAVVAEAERRLAARRAHAVRPQGALA; from the coding sequence ATGAATGAGCGACCGCTTCAGGAGCCGACGCTGCTCCTGCTCACTGCCCTGGCCGACGAGCCACGGCACGGCTATGGACTGATTCAGGAGATCGACGCGATCTCCCAGGGCCGTGTGCGGATGCGCACCGGTACTCTCTACGGCGCGCTGGACCGGCTGGCCCAACAGGGCCTGATCCGGGTCGAGCGCGAGGAGATCGTGGACGGTCGGGCGCGCAAGGTCTACGCCCTCGCCGAGGCCGGCCAAGACGTGCTGGCCGCCGAGACGGAGCGGCTGCGTGCTGTCGTCGCCGAGGCGGAGCGTCGGCTGGCCGCCCGTCGCGCCCACGCCGTCCGCCCGCAGGGGGCCCTGGCATGA